In one Shinella zoogloeoides genomic region, the following are encoded:
- the visN gene encoding transcriptional regulator VisN yields METIRSDVSAWESYGFSAESGERKSTRELLVQHLGRCADRAGLSTGLRALTDYVSASHYLLVRHDVSPEASLEIVVASDWPFNMVRGIAGAIVASQSRMSELEKCLTLLKPSFSHLADDVAVPKGISREYCLIAFHVGRVRMSLLLLFPEHFILSQSKLRDVGVMTGYFASVCCQGAILRQDRELELTEREIECLYWIAEGKTSDEIAVILGISRNTINNYITSVMRKTATKTRSEAIAWAVRNSLV; encoded by the coding sequence ATGGAAACGATCCGGTCGGATGTCTCGGCCTGGGAGTCCTATGGATTCTCAGCCGAGTCGGGTGAGCGTAAGAGTACGCGTGAACTTCTGGTTCAACACCTGGGACGCTGTGCGGATCGCGCCGGCCTGTCCACGGGCCTGAGGGCGCTGACCGATTATGTCAGCGCTTCCCATTATCTTCTCGTCCGCCACGATGTCTCGCCTGAGGCAAGCCTTGAGATCGTGGTCGCATCCGACTGGCCCTTCAACATGGTGCGCGGCATTGCCGGCGCCATCGTTGCTTCCCAGTCCCGCATGAGCGAACTTGAAAAGTGCCTGACGCTGCTGAAGCCGAGCTTCAGCCATCTGGCGGACGACGTGGCCGTTCCCAAGGGCATCAGCCGCGAATATTGCCTCATCGCCTTCCATGTCGGCCGGGTCCGCATGTCGCTGCTGCTCCTCTTTCCGGAGCATTTCATCCTGTCCCAGAGCAAGTTGCGCGATGTCGGCGTCATGACCGGCTACTTCGCCAGCGTCTGCTGCCAGGGCGCGATCCTTCGGCAGGATCGCGAGTTGGAACTGACCGAACGCGAGATCGAGTGCCTGTACTGGATCGCCGAAGGCAAGACGAGCGACGAGATCGCCGTCATCCTCGGCATCTCGCGCAACACGATCAACAACTACATCACCAGCGTGATGCGCAAGACCGCGACCAAGACGCGGTCGGAAGCGATCGCCTGGGCCGTTCGCAACAGCCTGGTTTGA
- the flhB gene encoding flagellar biosynthesis protein FlhB produces MAGERDVSDEDKDSKTELPTEKKLSDAMEKGNTPFSREITIFASTLAIYVYLVFFMPDGIARMNETLRDFFEQPEAWNLKTGTDVIAIFRHLGWEAGALLLPILAMMMVFGIASSVFQNMPSPVMERVRPQLSRLSPVKGLGRLFGKPGLVEFGKSLIKIVLVSLVVALAMRTNYFASLDTMFSEPAALIYMMTSDVTKVLLIVLFATAIIAALDFAWTRHHWFSELMMTKQEVKEEMKQAQGDPIVKARMRSIQRDRIRRRMMTAVPRATLVIANPTHFAVALRYVREEGDAPVVVAKGQDLVALKIREIAEENGIPVFEDPPLARSMFAQVSVDSVIPPVFYKAVAELIHRVYAASPQTRRVN; encoded by the coding sequence ATGGCCGGGGAGCGCGACGTGTCGGACGAAGACAAGGACAGCAAAACAGAGCTTCCGACCGAGAAGAAGCTCAGTGACGCGATGGAAAAAGGCAATACGCCCTTCTCGCGCGAAATCACCATCTTCGCCTCGACGCTGGCGATCTACGTCTACCTCGTCTTCTTCATGCCTGACGGCATCGCCCGCATGAACGAGACGCTGCGCGACTTCTTCGAGCAGCCGGAAGCCTGGAACCTGAAGACGGGCACGGACGTCATCGCGATCTTCCGCCATCTCGGCTGGGAGGCCGGCGCATTGCTGCTGCCGATCCTCGCGATGATGATGGTCTTCGGCATCGCTTCCTCGGTTTTCCAGAACATGCCGAGCCCGGTGATGGAGCGCGTGCGCCCGCAGCTCAGCCGGCTGAGCCCGGTGAAGGGCCTCGGACGCCTGTTCGGCAAGCCCGGCCTCGTCGAATTCGGCAAGTCGCTGATCAAGATCGTGCTCGTGTCGCTCGTCGTGGCGCTCGCCATGCGCACAAACTACTTCGCCTCGCTGGACACCATGTTCTCCGAGCCCGCCGCGCTGATCTACATGATGACGTCCGATGTCACCAAAGTCCTGCTGATCGTCCTCTTCGCCACCGCCATCATCGCCGCGCTCGACTTCGCCTGGACCCGCCATCACTGGTTCTCCGAACTGATGATGACGAAGCAGGAGGTGAAGGAGGAAATGAAGCAGGCGCAGGGCGATCCGATCGTGAAGGCGCGCATGCGCTCGATCCAGCGCGATCGCATCCGCCGCCGCATGATGACCGCCGTACCGCGCGCCACCCTCGTCATCGCCAACCCGACCCACTTCGCCGTCGCGCTGCGCTATGTGCGCGAGGAAGGCGATGCGCCGGTCGTCGTCGCCAAGGGCCAGGACCTCGTCGCGCTCAAGATTCGCGAGATCGCGGAGGAGAACGGAATTCCCGTCTTCGAGGATCCGCCGCTCGCACGCTCAATGTTTGCGCAAGTCTCGGTAGATAGTGTCATTCCACCGGTGTTCTACAAAGCCGTGGCGGAGCTGATTCACCGGGTTTATGCAGCCTCGCCCCAGACCAGACGGGTAAACTAG
- the fliG gene encoding flagellar motor switch protein FliG, with translation MMDFENFGTSTAVGTPLSPVEKAAAVLLAMGKGVAGKLLKYFTQSELQAIIAAAQNLRAIPPHELIDLINEFEDLFTEGAGLMDNAKMMEGILEEGLTPDEVDGLLGRRAAFQAFETTIWDRLQDADPVFVAKFLLNEHPQTIAYILSMMPSSFGAKVLLEIPDDHRAEIINRTVNLKDASPKATAIVEARVIEMINALDAERNSVGSNKVADLMNELEKSQVDEMLASLETVSTESVKKVRPKIFLFEDVLYMPQRSRVSLFNDVSGDIITSALRGASMELRESVLSSIGARQRRMIESDLAAGDQGVNPREVAIARRSITQEAIRLAAAGQIQLKEKEQEAQAA, from the coding sequence GTCGGTACACCGCTTTCGCCGGTCGAGAAGGCAGCAGCCGTCCTTCTCGCCATGGGCAAGGGTGTGGCCGGCAAGCTGCTGAAATATTTCACCCAAAGCGAGCTCCAGGCGATCATCGCCGCCGCGCAGAACCTGCGCGCCATCCCGCCGCATGAACTGATCGACCTCATCAACGAGTTCGAAGACCTCTTCACCGAGGGCGCGGGCCTGATGGACAACGCCAAGATGATGGAAGGCATCCTCGAAGAGGGCCTGACGCCGGACGAAGTGGACGGCCTGCTCGGCCGCCGCGCCGCCTTCCAGGCCTTCGAGACGACGATCTGGGACCGCCTGCAGGATGCCGATCCGGTCTTCGTCGCAAAATTCCTGCTCAACGAGCACCCGCAGACCATCGCCTACATCCTGTCGATGATGCCGTCCTCCTTCGGCGCCAAGGTGCTGCTCGAAATTCCGGACGATCACCGCGCCGAGATCATCAACCGCACCGTCAACCTCAAGGACGCGAGCCCCAAGGCGACCGCCATCGTCGAGGCGCGCGTCATCGAGATGATCAATGCGCTGGATGCGGAGCGCAACTCGGTCGGTTCGAACAAGGTCGCCGATCTCATGAACGAGCTGGAGAAGTCGCAGGTCGACGAGATGCTCGCTTCGCTCGAAACGGTCTCGACCGAATCGGTCAAGAAGGTCCGCCCGAAGATCTTCCTCTTCGAGGACGTGCTCTACATGCCGCAGAGGAGCCGCGTGTCGCTTTTCAACGACGTCTCCGGCGACATCATCACCTCGGCGCTGCGTGGCGCCTCGATGGAATTGCGCGAATCGGTACTGTCCTCGATCGGCGCGCGCCAGCGCCGCATGATCGAATCGGACCTCGCCGCCGGCGACCAGGGCGTCAACCCGCGCGAGGTGGCGATAGCCCGCCGCTCGATCACGCAGGAAGCCATCCGCCTTGCCGCCGCCGGACAAATCCAGTTGAAGGAAAAGGAACAGGAAGCCCAGGCGGCCTGA
- the visR gene encoding transcriptional regulator VisR produces the protein MGIQLSAPVAMEPEIRLARPPKAARAADFVSRLQVMQTVVGAEHFAVLRVSGHGLPSARKLTLSLHNWANDVEENGRVLLEAYGPAMLAHLEASMLPLIWEGAGDNQFAASGAEPFTTRLPPRLLPWSGTAFPVRLGAHGNGYVLFMGVFIAPSSDLIIDMHMKSCQVLIDMLAGEERKLGPSEALSEREIACLQMAGDGCISEAIAEKMGLSVHTVNAYLGTATTKLDAVNRIQAIAKAIRLGYIT, from the coding sequence ATGGGTATCCAGCTTTCCGCCCCCGTCGCGATGGAACCGGAAATCCGGCTGGCGCGGCCGCCGAAGGCGGCGCGGGCGGCGGACTTCGTCTCCCGCCTGCAGGTGATGCAGACGGTCGTCGGCGCCGAGCATTTCGCGGTGCTGCGCGTCTCCGGCCACGGCCTGCCATCGGCCCGCAAGCTGACGCTATCGCTGCACAACTGGGCGAATGATGTCGAAGAGAACGGCCGGGTGCTTCTCGAAGCCTACGGCCCGGCGATGCTCGCCCATCTCGAAGCCTCCATGCTGCCGCTCATCTGGGAAGGGGCGGGTGACAACCAGTTTGCCGCCTCGGGCGCCGAACCCTTCACCACGCGCCTTCCGCCCCGTCTCCTGCCCTGGTCCGGCACGGCCTTCCCGGTCCGTCTCGGCGCGCACGGCAATGGCTACGTCCTCTTCATGGGCGTCTTCATCGCACCTTCCAGCGATCTCATCATCGACATGCACATGAAGAGCTGCCAGGTGCTGATCGACATGCTGGCCGGCGAGGAGCGCAAGCTCGGGCCTTCCGAAGCGCTCAGCGAACGTGAGATCGCCTGCCTCCAGATGGCCGGCGACGGCTGCATCTCGGAGGCGATCGCCGAGAAGATGGGCCTTTCCGTGCACACGGTGAACGCCTATCTCGGCACCGCGACGACGAAGCTGGACGCGGTGAACCGTATCCAGGCGATCGCCAAGGCCATCCGCCTCGGCTACATCACCTGA